GAGGCAAAGGCCGGGGAGGGCgaggggccctgggcctggggtccGAGCGGGTCCCACCGACCAAGCGCGCCCCCCGTCTGCAGACACTCTGCCGAGAACTGGGGGGCAGGCCTCATCCGTCCGCACCCGCCCATGAACGacctccccccagccccaagcAGCCCCCGCCGTCCAGGGCTGAGCAGGTTGCCGGGAGCGCGGTCCCCTCCCCGGGTGAGTGGCGGTGGTATCCCAGGGACCATAGTGATGCGGGAACCCCCAGTGCACCCCTGTCCACGGGGCAGCGCGAGCCCGGCCGGCTCCCCAGACTCCAGGGCCAGGGGGGTCCATCACCCTGAGACACCTAGGACAGGGGTGTCCTACCCCTCGCGGCTCCCAGCCCCCAAACAGCCACTTTGCTGCTCAGAAAGCTCAGGATAAAGACCTCGGGGGCTCAGCCACCACCGACCTGGGCAGGAGCCCCCCCTTCCGCAAACCTGCTGGTGGCTGCTGGGCCCCGAGAGCCCCCTGGCCGTCCCATGGACGTGGTGTCCGTCCCCAGGCCTGAGGGCCCCTGAGCATTCTGGGGGGACCGGCCGAGGCCAGGACGATGCCCAGGGACATGCCTGAAAGACAGAAGGGGTCTTCCTCTTGCTCCGGGTGCTGTGCACTCCAGGTGTGGGGGGCATGTGTACGCCTGGAGATGTGAGGGGTGCACATGGGCAGAGGGTGCcccggggtgggtgggtgggtgtgcgTCCTTGCGCACACACCCCTGGCGGGCACCGGTGCACTGGAGCAAGAAGGGCACACACCTGGCGGCTTCCGCAGGAGATCGCTGGCCTTTGCAGGGGCCACCGGGTAAcagcgtgggggtgggggtgggggtgggggcgacaCCCAGGGGGGCAGCACCGTGGGGACCCCTCTCGGGAGGGGTGACGGCACAGCCACCAGCCCCGGCGGCCACTCACCGCCGCGTCCCCCCGCCGTTCCAGGTGCTCCGAAGGGCCTGCCCCGGCAGCCAGGGCCATGGGCAACTCCACCGACGCCCTGCGAACGGAATTCATCCTGCTGGGCTTCCCAGAGCTGTGCCACCTTCGGGGGCTGCTTTTCGGGTTATTCCTCGCCACCTACCTGGTGACCGTCCTGGAGAACCTGGTCATCGTGGTGACCGTCCGAGTCAGCCGCCAACTGCACAcgcccatgtacttcttcctggcCAACCTGTCGGTGCTGGAGACCCTCTACATCTCGGTCACCGTCCCCAAGCTGCTGGCAGGCCTCCTGGCGCGGGCGAGGACCATCTCCTTCACGGGGTGCCTCACGCagctgtttctcttcctctcgcTCGGCTCCTCCGAGTGCTTCCTCCTGACCACCATGGCCTGTGACCGGTACCTGGCCATCTGTCGCCCGCTGCGCTACCCGGCCACCATGAACCGGGGGCTCTGCCTGTGGCTGGCCCTGGGCGCCTGGCTGGGCGGCTTCCTGGCCTCGTTCGTGTCCGTGGCTCTCATCTCGCGCCTCAGGTTCTGTGGCCCCAACGTCCTCAACCACTTCTTCTGCGACGTCTCACCCCTGCTGCAGCTCTCCTGCTCTGACACCACTGCTGTGGAAGTTCTGGACTTCGTGGCAGCCCTGGCTGTGCTCGCCACCTCCCTGCTGGTGACCACGGTGTCCTACGCGCACATCCTGGCCACCGTGCTGAGGATCCCGGGGTGGGCCAGACGCCGGAGAGCCTTCTCCACCTGCGCCTCCCACCTGCTGGTGGTGGCCGTCTTCTACAGCACCACCATCTTCATGTACGCCCGGCCTCGCGCCGCCAGCTCCATCGACCTCAACAAGCGGGTGTCCGTGGTCTACTCACTCGTGACCCCGCTGCTCAACCCCGTCATCTACTGCCTGCGCAACAGGGACATCAGGGAGGCTCTGGCCAAACTCCTCCGCGCCCCTGGGCCCTGCTGACCACCAGCTGCAGGAGGAAGGACTCCCCGaagccctcctccccctgctcacagccccagcccagcccggggCAGGCCACAGCCTAGCGCCCTGAGCCACAGCTGCCAGGGACCCAGCACCAGGGGGGCACCGAACAAGCGGGGAGACCAGAGCTCCCGGCCACCCGCGCTCCAGAGCGTCAGCACCCCAGCGTGGACAGCTCCCGGCAGGGCCTCAGCCCAGGAGGGcgacctcctcccctccctgtcccccctcccctccccgttccccgtccccctcccaggccccttcctctcccccattcccatcccctcccccattcccctcccctctcctgtcccctcccaggcccattccccttccccattccccctcccctccccattccccttccctctccacccccttaccccaccccaccccaccacccctcaCAGGAAggctcctcccccccaccccccccacccccggagtgGCCAGCCCCTCTTCCTGgccctcctgggccctccctgccctgtccctcAGCCCCCCCAGATGGCCTCCAGGCCCGACGGCCCCAGGCCCTAGAGCAGACCTTGCCACCAACCTCAGCTGGCTGGACGGCGGGCCATCTTTCCTCAGAAACAAGAATGTCACTTTACCAAAACTTGGCAGgtcttggggatctctgggtggcccagtggtttagtgccaccttcagcccagggcgtgaccccggggtcccgggatggagtcctgcgttaagctccgtgcatggagcctgctgctccctctgcctgtgtctctgcctctctctgtgtctctcatgaataaatacataaaatcttgaaaataaaaaaacaacctgGCGGGTCTAACGGATAGATGGCAAGCCCATATGCGGTATTTCTGCCTTTTCTGTTCCCTGGCACTCAGGGGCAGAAACTGGGTTGGCCCAGCACTCCCCTTCTTAGTGTGCTGTCATCACTGGTCAGGGTGACCTCATTGCTTCCCCTGCCGCGGCTCCAGCGAGTGTTTcatgtcccccccgcccccccccgccggcgGTGCGTACCCACAAACCTGTCCCACTGCTTTGCATGTGAGACTGTTAAATGCGCAGACATGATTTCCTAcagttttgctttattattttgaggttaTGTCACTACGTACACGAAATTCCGAACTGCTTTGTCACCTTGGTGAATCTAACCTTTGGTCTAGAAGAAGCgcttctctgtctcccataaGGCTTCCTGCCTCGACCCTGAGGCTCGGGTCTGACGGGTCTGACGTCCACAGAGCCGTGCGCGCCCCCAGGTCACTCGTGGGAGCTTGTGTGACACAGGACTTCTGTCTGGGCCTCTCAGCTCTGCAAACCGCACCTTGTGTCCTCGCTGCCCCCCGTGTCTGTGGAGACATCAGCTTGTCTTCAGTCCCTTTAGGTTACTGGGTTTCCCCCGTTGTCAGAAGCTTTCAAGGTCTTCTAACAAGAAGTTTGGTGTTTGGCTTCCAGGGCATGCTCTTCTCTGTACTTGCCATGCTTGGAGCTTGTGATGCTTCTAGAATTTGTGCCTTGCCTCATCGGCTTTTGGAAATGGTCGGCTCGTGCCCCTAGACACTGCACCTGCCACGTCCCCCCTTCGCCCGGCTCCGCATGTGGCCCCGCAGCCCTGGCAGCCAGCTGCGTACGCTCGCTTCCTCTCTGTGCTTTCTTCTGGaaatttccttctcctcttccaggCTACTAATTCTCCCTGGCCACATCTAATCCGCGTTTTTAAGTGTAttcttttcagttctagaatttccgtTTGGTTCTTTGAGGTTCTGGCTGCGTCACGCTCTCGCCCCCGTCCTACTCGTGTGGGTGCGTGTGAGGTTGCTCCGTGTGTCCCTTAGCGACACTCGCTTTGCCTGCACTGCTCTGTGTGATCCTCGCCAAGACCAGGTTGCTTTCTCCCCGTGACCTTTTATAACAATGTCTGACACACTGAGTCCTTCCTTGATCTTGTTTATCAAAATGAGTTATATTAGTACTTTTTTCACTTTCCCATATGGACTAGAAACCCTTGGGTTCTCTGTTACTTGCTCAGGACGGCACAACCAAGTACCACCCATGGGGTGGCTTAAACACCAGAAgttcattttcctgttttgttattgttgtaaCTCTTGAGATCCTATCCTTCTCCCTCAATTTCACTTGTCAcctgagctttttctttttttatatatatattcttttattggagttcaatttgccaacatatagcatatcacccactgctcatcccagcaagtgcccccctcagtgcccgtcacccagtcacccccccccacctccccttccaccacccctagttcgtttcccagagttagaagtcagtctctcatgttctgtctccctctctgatatttcccactcattttctctcctttgccctttgttccctttcactattttttatattccccgaatgaatgagaccatataatgtttgtccttctccgactgacttacttcactcagcatcacaccctccaggtccatccacgttgaagcacatggtgggtatttgtcctttctgatggctgaggaatatcccactgtccacatagaccacatcctcttgatccatcatctgtcgatggacactgaggccccttccacagtttggctattgtggacgttgctgctgtgaacattggggtgcaggtgtcccggtgtttccctgcatctgtatctttggggtaaatccccagcagtgcagttgctgggtcgtagggcagctctatttctaactctttgaggaacctccacacgttTTCCCACggttctgggggctggaagtctgACACAGGGTGTGGCGGGGCTGGTTCCTCCTGAGGCTGCTCTCCTGGGCTCGCAGATGGCCGTCCCCTCCCTGTGTGCTCACCTGCTGGTCCTGTGCCTGCCTGTGTCCTGGtctctccttataaggacaccaggcGGATTGGATCAGGGCCTGCCTTACGGACCTCATTTTACCctgattacctctgtaaagaccccatctccaaatacagacCCATTCTGAGGTTATAGGGGTTGTGCCATCACACGATTGTGTGTGGAGCAGCAGCTCTGAGCCTGTGGGCATCGAGAAGGGTCACTCATGTCACAGGTGAGGAGGTCGTGGGGTGCACTCCTGAAGCCATCAGGGCAGCCTGGTGTCCCCAGGCCGACTGGCCAGGGCGCAGGGGAGGAGATCTCAAAGCCGGGTAGCAGGAAGTGTGATGGATGCAGCGGGACAGGGAGGGGCGGTTGGCTGGGGCAGCGGCTTGGCAGGCCGGGAGCCAAGGTCAGCCATGGCTCCTTTGCTCCCAGGCCTTGGAAGACAGGCCTCCTGTGGGCCCTGGACGCCGGAACCTAGAACCCGGCAGCTGGGGCATTCTGAGGGCGTCTGGGGCACATGGcgggaggggctggggcggggaggggggaagggggagtgggAAGCGGGCGCGGGGCAGGGGCGTGGATGGtgaggatggggggcagggggacgggagggggatgggggcagggggagggggaacagGCGGTGGGGCAAGGGGCAAGGGGCAAGGGGCGGGGATggtgaggagggggagcaggggaggggggaggaggaagcagggggagggggagggcgaaGCCGGGGAGAGGGGGAACAGGCAGCGGGGCGTGGGGCTGGGATGACGGGGCAGGGCGCGGGATGGtgaggatggggggcaggggggcgggggcagagggcgaggaggggggaggggggagggggaagcaggggggaggggaggaggtgggggaacacgcggggggggcgcggggcaggggcgcggggcggggatGGCGGAGCGGGGGTGCAGGGTGCAGCgggcgcggggcaggggcgggggggggtggcgaggatggggggcaggggagggggaagcagggggcaggggagcggGAAGCAGGCggcagggcgcggggcaggggcgcGGTGGGGGGCTGGcgaggatgggggcagggggacggggCAGGGGGGAAGCAGGTGGCGGGgatggcggggaggggggagggggagggggaacaggcggcggggtgggggctggggcggggggtgccgaGGGGCCGCTctcctactcctcctcctcctcctcctcctcctcctcctccgccgccgccgccgccgccgccgccgcctcccctccCGGGCACGAGCCTcgggcccgcccgcccccgccctccgAGGCCTCGGCAGCCGGCTCCGCCCGCCCGCAGCGGGGTCTCGGCCGCCgcggctccctccctccctcccgcgccCCTGCAGCGGCGTCTCCGGCCCGGGGTCCGCAGCAAGCCCGAGGCGGGTAAGGCGGGGCGGAGGCGGCGCGagggcccgggggcccggggagggtCGCGGAGGGTCGGGGAGGGTCGCGCCGCCGCCGGTCCCCGCGGCCCGATGGGGCCCAGCgagcggcccggcccggccccgggctCCGCGGCGGTGGGGGGAGCGGACGGCGCCCCGGGTcccgggctgcggggcggggcctgaACGGGGTCACGGCGCGCGTGTCCGCGCCGCCTGCGAGGCCAGAACGCCCTGCTCCGCCCCGAGGGTCCGGGGGAGGCACACACCTGGTCTCCGCCGCCGGCGCCTCGGGTCCTGCGGGGCCTGGGTGGGTGGTCCGGGGCGGCCCAGGCCGCGGGCCCCAGCGCAGGtgttcacccccccccccccccattctttgCTCCCGCTCCACCCCCGGGCGCGCATAACCCCTTTCATCCTCCAACtcaccccttcctcctgcctgaaCGGGACCCCACCCTCTCCCTAGGCCTGACCgcctaacccccacccccacccgcggGGCCCCAGCGCGTCCCACCCTGAGCTCAGGATGCTGGTGGCTGTGGACCGCCCAACgctgagcccccagccctggctccccaggccctgagcccccagaccctgagcccctgagcccccagaCCCTGAGCTCCCTGTCCCCAGGCGTGGCCCCCCTGGTCCCTAAGCCCCCGcgtcccaggccctgggccccctAGGGCCCTAAGCCTCCTGGGCCCTGAGCCCCCAGACCTTGAGCCCCTGAGCGCCCCGTCCCTGAGCCTCCCCAGTCCCTGAGCTCCTGAGCCCCCTGTCCCTAGGCCCTGGCCCCCTGAGCCCCctgtccccaggcctggccccctgGTCCCTGAGCCTCCCTGGTCCCTGAACCTCTGGAACCTGActccctggccccaggccctggggccctgggccctgaGCTCCCAGACCCCGACCCCCTGGCCCCTTGAGCCCACTgtgcccagcccctggcccccctGGTCCCCGAGCCCCTGACCCCTGGCCCCAGGCTCTGGCCCCCCTGGTCCCTGAGCCCCGGCCCCCTGACCCCTGTCCCAAGCCCATGGCCCCCTGACCCCCTGACCCCCTGGTCCCCGACCCCCTGACCCCTGGCCCTGACCCCCCTGGCCCCCTGAGCCCCTgacccctgtccccagcccctggccccccgaacccctggccccaggccctggcacccTGGCACCCTGGCACCCTGGCACCCCTGACTCCCTGGACCCCTGGTCCCCGACCCCCTGACCCCTGGACCTAACCCCCCTGGCCCCCTGAGCCCCTgatccctgtccccagcccctggccccaggccctggcacccTGGTCCCTGGCCCCCTGACCCCTGGCCCAGCCCCGGCACCCCCGCCCCGGGAAGCTGAGGCCCTTTCCCCTTCCGCCGCAGGTGTGCTCCGCAGCGATGAACTGGACGGCCGCGACGTGCTGGGCGCTGCTGCTGGCCGCCACCTTCCTCTGCGACGGCGGCGCGGCCAAGGGCGGCCGTGGGGGGGCTCGCGGCAGCGCCCGGGGAGGGCtgcgcgggggcgcgcggggggcccCGCGGGTGCGCGTGAGGCCGGCGCCGCGCTACGGGGGCTCCTCGCTGCGAGTGGCGGCggcaggggcggcggcgggggcgggcgcggccgCGGGCCTGGCGGCGGGGTCCAGCTGGCGGAGGGCCCCCGGCCTGGGGGAGCGCGACCCCGACGACGGCGAGGACGCGGCCCCGGGCGGCAACGGGACGGGCCGAGGCGTGTACGGCTTCCGCGCGTGGACCTCGGGCGCCGGGCCCACGGGCAGCCCGcgcctctgcctgctgctgggcGGCGCCCTGGGCGCGCGGGGGCTGCTGCCGCCCTAGGCCCGGCTCGGGGCTCCcggcccccggcctcccccgccccccctcccctgccctgcccgcgccctgcccgcgcccTGCCGGCCCCTCCCTGCGCCCAGAGCCCGGCGCGCCCGCTGGGGGATGCCCGGCCCACCGCCCGCGCGTCGTGGGCCTCCCCAGACAGGCAGGTGCCCTGTGCCCCCTGCACCGACCTGGCCAGGCGGTGCTGACCCGGCCGGGACCCGAGGACCCCGCGGCCTCCCTCACAGAAGCGCGGAACCCACCAGAGGCCCCACTCACGGGCTGCGCTGTCCTGCCACCGCCTGCGGGTCCGGGAGCCCAGGCGCGCCCAGCACGGGCCTCTGCACAACCCCCAGGGCACCCGGCCGCAGCCTCGCCAGCTCACCCCCCGGGCGCAGCGGCCGGTCCCTCCCTGGGCCACACTCAGACCAGGGGCTTGGAGCTACTCTGGCCCAACTTGAAACAAATCATTCCACTTTTCTTGAGACCtattttgggaggaaaaaaaaaaaccccaaaggttCTATTTAAATTTCAAGAGCTCTCCGTTTCCTTTGAGCTTCAGGTTCACCTTCTGGAACCAGTGCCCGTGGGCACCCAGGACGCAAACTGCCCTCGCGCTGGGCCCTCCCGGGGCAGCCAGGTGCGTGAGGCCGCCCCGTAGCCGGCAGCAGCACCTCCCGGGAAGGGGACATGTAACCGGCGCAGGCCAGACCCCGGGTCAGAACCAGCAGGCAGCACCGAGGGCCCGAGGACTCTGGCTCAGCCCAAGAAAGCCCGCAGAGGATGAGCCCCCGCCGTTCCGAGGGCAGGACAGAGCCGGGGAGCCTCTGAGGAGATGCCAGGCGGGCCCTGCAAGATTTGCCTCCGGCACCCCAGCAGCCCTGTGCAGGAGGCCAGCCCTCGGCTTCTCAGGCGCCAGGAGGCCCGTTTCCCTCGAGCCTCGGGCCTGGGTCACCGCCCCTGAGCTCAGCCCCGCGGCCCTCGGCTCTTCACACCCTCCAGCCCATAGCCCACGGCAGGACGGCGTCCCCGCCGGGGCCTCCGATCTCCTCCTCTGGTGCTCACTGAAGGCCTCAGCGGCTGCTGGGCTGCCCCCCCAGACCCGGGGCCTCGGGACTCAGATGCCAGCACCTGCAGGGGCCCCACAGCTGACTCACAGGtctggtttggggggggggggtctccaaGCTACCAGCAGAATCGCGGACCAAGCATTTTTCTCCAAAGACCAGGACACAGTTCCCCGCAGCCGCCCGCGTCCACACCGCCAACATTCCAGGGGACAGCAAGCCCAGACACGCCTCCATCCACTCCAGACCAAACGTGATGCTACCAAAGACCCACAGGCCGTGGCCAAGCCCTGCCCAGGGTCCAGGGGCAGTGTGTCCATTGAGCCACCATACCTGCGGGCAGGACACCCATCGGGGCTGCTCCCTGGGCGCACTCGGTTCCACCTGAGGGCAGGAGCGTGGGCCCAGCCTCCGGGCGCCCTGGCAGGCTGCACGCACCACGTGGAGATGCGCGGAGTCAGGGAGCACCTGGCATTGGGCAAAGCCGCAAGTGTGGATGCTTCGCACTCTACTGGCCAGGGCCCCAGCAGGAGGCAGGCGGCGCCCGGGCCGGGGACCCTCAGGAGAGGTTAGTGTGTGCACGCGGGGTGGGCGGCGTCGGGGGGTGCTCGGTGGAGACCCCGGGGTTTCCAGGAGGCCACGCCTGGCCGGACACAAGGGGCAGAGCCCTGACCGGGCCCAGCCTGGGCGCTGTGCTGGGTACAGGCCAGCAGGTGCAGCTCCCGGGGAGGAGCCTCATGGGCCTGTCGGGTGAAAGGTGCTCACGGGCGGTGGCGAGCAGCTCGGGAGTCCCCGCCGACCGCACCAGCGCCACAGCCACTTGGGGACCTCCTGTCCATTCGTGTCCATGTATCGGTCGTGTCGTAAAATAAACACCCTGCTGGCAA
This portion of the Vulpes lagopus strain Blue_001 chromosome 2, ASM1834538v1, whole genome shotgun sequence genome encodes:
- the LOC121484790 gene encoding olfactory receptor 6-like, which produces MGNSTDALRTEFILLGFPELCHLRGLLFGLFLATYLVTVLENLVIVVTVRVSRQLHTPMYFFLANLSVLETLYISVTVPKLLAGLLARARTISFTGCLTQLFLFLSLGSSECFLLTTMACDRYLAICRPLRYPATMNRGLCLWLALGAWLGGFLASFVSVALISRLRFCGPNVLNHFFCDVSPLLQLSCSDTTAVEVLDFVAALAVLATSLLVTTVSYAHILATVLRIPGWARRRRAFSTCASHLLVVAVFYSTTIFMYARPRAASSIDLNKRVSVVYSLVTPLLNPVIYCLRNRDIREALAKLLRAPGPC
- the SPRN gene encoding shadow of prion protein yields the protein MNWTAATCWALLLAATFLCDGGAAKGGRGGARGSARGGLRGGARGAPRVRVRPAPRYGGSSLRVAAAGAAAGAGAAAGLAAGSSWRRAPGLGERDPDDGEDAAPGGNGTGRGVYGFRAWTSGAGPTGSPRLCLLLGGALGARGLLPP